One Streptomyces drozdowiczii DNA segment encodes these proteins:
- a CDS encoding ABC transporter ATP-binding protein, which translates to MNSEPRPAVRISGLVKRYGDKTAVDGLDLEIPAGAVTAVLGPNGAGKTTTIETCEGYRRPDGGTVRVLGLDPVADAARLRPRIGVMLQSGGIYSGARADEMLRHTAKLHAHPLDVDALIERLGLGSCGRTAYRRLSGGQQQRLALAMAVVGRPELVFLDEPTAGLDPQARRSTWDLVRELRADGVSTVLTTHFMDEAEELADEVAVIDAGRIVAQGSPEALCRGGAENTLRFTGRPGLDLGSLLKALPDGTQADELSSGAYRITGGIDPQLLATVTSWCAQHGVMPSGISVERHTLEDVFLELTGKELRA; encoded by the coding sequence ATGAACAGCGAGCCCCGCCCGGCCGTCCGGATCAGCGGCCTGGTGAAGCGGTACGGCGACAAGACCGCGGTGGACGGCCTCGACCTGGAGATCCCGGCCGGTGCGGTCACGGCCGTGCTCGGCCCCAACGGCGCCGGCAAGACCACCACCATCGAGACCTGCGAGGGCTACCGCCGCCCGGACGGCGGAACGGTCCGGGTCCTCGGCCTCGACCCCGTCGCCGACGCCGCGCGGCTGCGCCCCCGGATCGGCGTGATGCTCCAGTCCGGCGGGATCTACTCCGGCGCCCGCGCCGACGAGATGCTCCGCCACACGGCCAAGCTGCACGCCCACCCGCTCGACGTCGACGCCCTGATCGAGCGCCTCGGCCTCGGCTCCTGCGGCCGCACCGCCTACCGCAGGCTCTCCGGCGGCCAGCAGCAGCGGCTCGCCCTGGCGATGGCGGTCGTCGGCCGGCCCGAGCTGGTCTTCCTGGACGAGCCGACCGCGGGGCTCGACCCGCAGGCCCGCCGCTCCACCTGGGACCTGGTCCGGGAGCTGCGCGCCGACGGCGTGAGCACCGTGCTCACCACCCACTTCATGGACGAGGCCGAGGAACTGGCCGACGAGGTCGCCGTCATCGACGCCGGCCGGATCGTCGCCCAGGGCTCCCCCGAGGCGCTGTGCCGGGGCGGCGCCGAGAACACCCTGCGCTTCACCGGCCGCCCCGGGCTCGACCTCGGCTCGCTGCTCAAGGCGCTGCCGGACGGCACCCAGGCGGACGAGCTGAGCTCCGGCGCGTACCGCATCACCGGCGGGATCGACCCGCAGCTGCTGGCCACCGTCACCTCCTGGTGCGCGCAGCACGGCGTGATGCCCTCCGGCATCTCCGTGGAGCGCCACACCCTGGAGGACGTCTTCCTCGAACTGACCGGCAAGGAGCTGCGCGCATGA
- a CDS encoding helix-turn-helix transcriptional regulator gives MKYAGEAPQEELATGERSTRNRVARSILDHGPSTVAELAKRLGLTQAAVRRHLDALTCDGVVEAREQRVYGARTRGRPAKVFALTDCGRDAFDQSYDTLAADALRWIAETAGDEAVMAFARARTAEQSAAYRAAIEAADPEARTEALAKALSADGYAATARSAPGPQQGEQLCQHHCPVAHVAEQYPQLCEAETEIFSSLLGTHVQRLATIAHGDGVCTTYIPRSGHPTPQTTDSASASTAGRNPA, from the coding sequence GTGAAATACGCGGGCGAGGCTCCTCAGGAGGAACTCGCGACCGGTGAGCGCTCGACGCGCAACCGCGTCGCGCGGTCCATCCTGGACCACGGCCCGTCCACCGTCGCGGAGCTGGCGAAGCGGCTGGGGCTCACCCAGGCCGCTGTCCGTCGCCATCTCGACGCGCTCACCTGCGACGGCGTCGTGGAGGCGCGCGAGCAGCGGGTCTACGGGGCGCGGACCCGGGGCCGTCCGGCCAAGGTCTTCGCCCTCACCGACTGCGGCCGGGACGCCTTCGACCAGTCCTACGACACGCTCGCCGCGGACGCCCTGCGCTGGATCGCCGAGACCGCGGGCGACGAAGCGGTCATGGCGTTCGCCAGGGCCAGGACCGCCGAGCAGTCGGCGGCATACCGCGCGGCGATCGAGGCCGCGGACCCCGAGGCACGCACGGAGGCGCTGGCCAAGGCGCTGTCCGCCGACGGGTACGCTGCTACGGCGCGCAGCGCGCCGGGCCCGCAGCAGGGTGAGCAGCTGTGCCAGCACCACTGCCCGGTCGCGCACGTCGCCGAGCAGTACCCGCAGCTGTGCGAGGCGGAGACGGAGATCTTCTCCAGCCTCCTGGGGACCCATGTGCAGCGTCTGGCCACCATCGCCCACGGCGACGGGGTGTGCACGACGTACATTCCGCGCAGCGGACACCCCACCCCACAGACCACCGATTCAGCATCTGCAAGCACGGCCGGGAGGAACCCCGCATGA
- the sufB gene encoding Fe-S cluster assembly protein SufB produces MTLPTETAHPELEGLGTYEFGWADSDAAGAAAKRGLSEAVVRDISEKKNEPEWMLKLRLKGLRLFDKKPMPNWGSDLSGIDFDNIKYFVRSTEKQAASWDDLPEDIKNTYDKLGIPEAEKQRLVAGVAAQYESEVVYHQIREDLEEQGVIFVDTDTALKEHEELFKEYFGTVIPVGDNKFASLNTAVWSGGSFIYVPKGVHVDIPLQAYFRINTENMGQFERTLIIVDEDAYVHYVEGCTAPIYSSDSLHSAVVEIIVKKGGRCRYTTIQNWSNNVYNLVTKRAVAYEGATMEWVDGNIGSKVTMKYPAVYLMGEHAKGETLSIAFAGEGQHQDAGAKMVHMAPNTSSNIVSKSVARGGGRTSYRGLIEIGEGAPGAKSNVLCDALLVDTISRSDTYPYVDVREDDVSMGHEATVSKVSEDQLFYLMSRGMTEFEAMAMIVRGFVEPIAKELPMEYALELNRLIELQMEGSVG; encoded by the coding sequence ATGACGCTCCCCACGGAGACTGCCCACCCTGAGCTCGAGGGCCTGGGCACGTACGAATTCGGCTGGGCCGACTCCGACGCGGCAGGCGCGGCGGCCAAGCGCGGCCTCTCCGAGGCCGTCGTCCGCGACATCTCGGAGAAGAAGAACGAGCCCGAGTGGATGCTGAAGCTGCGGCTCAAGGGCCTGCGGCTCTTCGACAAGAAGCCGATGCCGAACTGGGGCTCGGACCTGTCGGGCATCGACTTCGACAACATCAAGTACTTCGTCCGCTCGACGGAGAAGCAGGCCGCGTCCTGGGACGACCTGCCCGAGGACATCAAGAACACGTACGACAAGCTCGGCATCCCCGAGGCGGAGAAGCAGCGCCTCGTCGCCGGTGTCGCCGCGCAGTACGAGTCCGAGGTCGTCTACCACCAGATCCGTGAGGACCTGGAGGAGCAGGGCGTCATCTTCGTCGACACCGACACCGCGCTGAAGGAGCACGAGGAACTCTTCAAGGAGTACTTCGGCACCGTCATCCCGGTCGGCGACAACAAGTTCGCGTCGCTGAACACGGCCGTGTGGTCCGGCGGTTCCTTCATCTACGTGCCCAAGGGTGTCCACGTCGACATCCCGCTCCAGGCCTACTTCCGTATCAACACGGAGAACATGGGCCAGTTCGAGCGCACGCTGATCATCGTGGACGAGGACGCCTACGTCCACTACGTCGAGGGCTGCACCGCCCCGATCTACTCCTCCGACTCGCTGCACTCCGCGGTCGTCGAGATCATCGTGAAGAAGGGCGGCCGCTGCCGCTACACGACGATCCAGAACTGGTCGAACAACGTCTACAACCTGGTCACCAAGCGCGCCGTGGCCTACGAGGGCGCGACCATGGAGTGGGTCGACGGCAACATCGGCTCCAAGGTCACCATGAAGTACCCGGCCGTCTACCTGATGGGCGAGCACGCCAAGGGCGAGACCCTGTCCATCGCCTTCGCGGGCGAGGGCCAGCACCAGGACGCCGGCGCCAAGATGGTCCACATGGCCCCGAACACCTCCTCCAACATCGTCTCCAAGTCGGTGGCGCGAGGCGGCGGCCGCACCTCCTACCGCGGTCTGATCGAGATCGGCGAGGGCGCGCCGGGCGCGAAGTCCAACGTCCTCTGCGACGCGCTGCTCGTGGACACGATCTCCCGGTCCGACACCTACCCGTACGTCGACGTCCGCGAGGACGACGTGTCGATGGGCCACGAGGCGACCGTCTCCAAGGTCTCCGAGGACCAGCTCTTCTACCTGATGAGCCGCGGCATGACCGAGTTCGAGGCCATGGCGATGATCGTGCGCGGCTTCGTCGAGCCGATCGCCAAGGAGCTCCCGATGGAGTACGCCCTGGAGCTCAACCGGCTGATCGAGCTGCAGATGGAGGGTTCCGTCGGCTGA
- a CDS encoding bifunctional 3-phenylpropionate/cinnamic acid dioxygenase ferredoxin subunit, translated as MAFVKACALSELEDDTPKRVELDGTPVSVVRTEGEVFAINDICSHANVSLSEGEVEDCSIECWLHGSSFDLRTGKPSGLPATRPVPVYPVKIEGDDVLVSVTQES; from the coding sequence ATGGCCTTCGTCAAAGCCTGTGCGCTGAGCGAGCTGGAGGACGACACCCCCAAACGGGTGGAGCTCGACGGCACGCCGGTCTCCGTCGTCCGCACCGAGGGCGAGGTGTTCGCGATCAACGACATCTGCTCGCACGCGAACGTCTCGCTGTCCGAGGGCGAGGTCGAGGACTGTTCGATCGAGTGCTGGCTGCACGGATCGAGCTTCGACCTGCGCACCGGCAAGCCGTCCGGCCTTCCCGCGACGCGCCCCGTCCCCGTATACCCCGTCAAGATCGAAGGGGACGATGTGCTCGTCTCCGTCACCCAGGAGTCCTGA